The following proteins are co-located in the Flectobacillus major DSM 103 genome:
- a CDS encoding tetratricopeptide repeat protein, with amino-acid sequence MNNFRLQQLEIFYQEEPNDPFNIYALATEYLKSKPEKAQELFEKLLSEHPHYWATYYHAGALYAANGAIEKAHETYKKGIEVVTMLKNEKALKELKGAYQLFLDEQEDW; translated from the coding sequence ATGAATAATTTTCGTTTACAACAACTAGAGATTTTTTACCAAGAAGAGCCAAACGACCCTTTCAATATCTATGCTTTGGCCACCGAATACCTCAAATCTAAACCCGAAAAAGCTCAGGAGCTTTTTGAGAAGCTTTTGTCTGAGCATCCTCATTACTGGGCTACGTATTATCATGCGGGGGCTTTGTATGCGGCCAATGGAGCTATCGAAAAAGCCCATGAAACGTATAAAAAAGGGATTGAAGTAGTAACAATGCTGAAAAATGAAAAAGCTTTGAAGGAATTGAAGGGGGCATATCAACTATTTCTGGACGAACAGGAAGATTGGTAA
- a CDS encoding purine-nucleoside phosphorylase: MILQKITETVEYIQAQLPDFIPEFGIILGTGLGALVDEITIETVLSYEDIPNFPVSTVEFHKGKLILGTLSGKKVICMQGRFHYYEGYSMQEVTFPVRVMAQLGVQKLVVSNASGGLNPDFKVSDLMIIQDHISFFMTENPLTGTHHTAFGDRFPDMCDPYDLDLMAKAEAVGQDLGITLKKGVYVNVPGPQLETRAEYRVLRMLGADAVGMSTVPEIIVAHQMGLKCFGISVITDMGIPETLEKASLEKIIKAASKAEPLMTDIIKGLIAIA; the protein is encoded by the coding sequence ATGATATTACAAAAAATTACCGAAACTGTCGAGTACATACAAGCCCAACTTCCTGATTTTATTCCCGAATTTGGGATAATTCTTGGTACAGGTTTAGGGGCATTGGTCGATGAAATTACGATTGAAACGGTACTGTCGTACGAAGATATTCCTAATTTTCCTGTTTCAACTGTAGAGTTTCACAAAGGGAAATTAATATTAGGAACGTTGTCGGGCAAAAAGGTTATTTGTATGCAAGGGCGTTTTCATTATTATGAAGGCTATTCTATGCAAGAAGTTACTTTTCCTGTAAGAGTGATGGCTCAGCTGGGTGTTCAAAAATTAGTGGTTTCCAACGCATCGGGTGGTTTAAATCCTGACTTTAAGGTAAGCGACCTGATGATTATTCAAGACCATATTAGCTTTTTTATGACAGAAAACCCGTTGACAGGTACACATCACACTGCCTTTGGCGACCGCTTTCCCGATATGTGTGACCCTTATGACCTAGATTTAATGGCCAAAGCAGAGGCTGTTGGGCAAGACTTGGGAATCACTTTGAAAAAGGGTGTTTATGTGAACGTACCAGGGCCACAACTCGAAACAAGAGCCGAGTATCGGGTATTGCGGATGCTTGGTGCCGATGCCGTAGGGATGTCTACCGTACCCGAAATTATTGTAGCACACCAAATGGGGCTAAAGTGCTTTGGTATATCGGTTATTACCGACATGGGTATTCCCGAAACATTAGAAAAAGCTAGCTTAGAAAAAATCATCAAAGCCGCCTCCAAAGCTGAACCTTTGATGACCGATATTATTAAAGGACTCATAGCGATAGCCTAA